A window of Brettanomyces nanus chromosome 2, complete sequence contains these coding sequences:
- a CDS encoding uncharacterized protein (BUSCO:EOG09341T7U), with protein sequence MAPNSPNNSTLTISPLVTNHRAQDYFQTPPPVEGRRIQSSHRIFSSPNAKQSKKRLNGDETRISQQVVPPELSFADDPESSQAVPDNLEEIPLTQADKLRLWRHDALLQHHYETAIYIGDKVLSMTNDPNDAFWLAQVYYSKGDYQIACSLLSGPQFEDSVSCRYLSGLCLVKLERYDEALDIVGEVNPFKKEHTVKNPDGGIKLEASMCYLRGVIYARQNNFERAKDCFKEAILVDVKCFEAFNQLITNSMLTPDEEWDLLSHLNFDDADNNAELVRLLYTTRLSKYKNVHKFEDAELKLKDEYNLEGNLDLLLARTDLLYAQCRFQDCLDMCRQIMDQNEWNLQIMPNYLSCLYETGGKNELFLSAHKLAENYPNNYITWLAIGIYYFAIGRTNDARLFFSKASILNPSFGPAWIGFAHTFAVEGEHEQAISAYATASRLFPGSHLPNLFLGMQYLQMNNLILAQEYLTSSLLICPTDPLLLNELGVLYYNRGQLAKAENVLQKALVASKSLDSSAKCCCSIHCNLGHVYRRLKRYKLAIEHFEDVLRMSKIDANVYSSLGLIYLKLGKISIAIEMLHSALSIQSNDPIATDLLNKALEANMKVRNHRFIERANSNETPINKPRKNVRFIGQDKKKDLDLVVEDLRRGEDSSEEGDDVMEMESD encoded by the coding sequence ATGGCCCCCAACAGCCCCAATAACTCCACCCTTACGATTTCGCCCTTGGTGACCAATCATAGGGCCCAGGACTACTTTCAGACACCTCCACCTGTTGAAGGTCGCAGAATCCAATCTTCTCATAGAATCTTCTCGTCTCCCAATGCAAAGCAAAGCAAGAAACGATTGAATGGCGATGAAACACGGATTTCCCAGCAAGTAGTTCCTCCAGAATTGTCATTTGCCGATGATCCAGAGTCGTCTCAAGCTGTTCCCGACAATCTTGAGGAGATCCCGTTGACTCAGGCTGACAAGCTACGTTTGTGGAGACATGATGCTTTACTTCAGCATCATTATGAGACGGCTATATACATTGGAGATAAGGTTCTCAGTATGACGAATGACCCCAACGATGCATTCTGGTTAGCCCAGGTGTATTATTCCAAGGGGGACTACCAGATTGCTTGCAGCTTACTTTCAGGACCTCAATTTGAGGACTCTGTTAGTTGTCGATATTTATCTGGGCTCTGTCTAGTGAAATTAGAGCGTTATGATGAGGCTTTAGACATTGTGGGCGAAGTAAATCCTTTTAAAAAGGAACACACAGTGAAGAATCCGGATGGAGGTATCAAATTGGAGGCTTCCATGTGCTATTTACGCGGAGTGATATATGCCAGACAGAATAACTTTGAGAGGGCCAAAGACTGCTTTAAAGAGGCTATTTTAGTGGACGTGAAGTGCTTTGAGGCATTCAATCAACTGATTACGAACTCGATGCTCACTCCAGATGAGGAATGGGATCTTCTATCACATTTAAACTTTGATGATGCAGATAATAATGCCGAACTAGTAAGACTATTGTACACTACGAGACTCTCAAAGTACAAGAATGTGCACAAGTTCGAAGATGCAGAACTCAAATTGAAGGACGAATACAATTTAGAAGGCAATTTAgaccttcttcttgcaCGAACAGATCTTTTATATGCTCAGTGTCGATTTCAAGACTGTCTTGACATGTGCAGGCAGATCATGGATCAAAATGAGTGGAATCTGCAAATTATGCCCAATTATCTCAGTTGTCTGTACGAGACAGGAGGTAAAAACGAGCTCTTTCTATCTGCACATAAGCTTGCCGAAAACTATCCCAACAACTACATCACGTGGCTTGCTATTGGCATCTATTACTTTGCTATCGGACGGACAAACGATGCACGActattcttctccaagGCGTCAATTTTGAATCCAAGCTTTGGACCTGCTTGGATTGGATTTGCACATACATTTGCCGTCGAAGGTGAGCATGAACAGGCCATTAGTGCATATGCTACAGCGTCCAGACTGTTCCCAGGAAGCCATTTGCCTAACTTGTTTTTGGGAATGCAGTATCTACAGATGAACAACCTCATATTGGCTCAAGAGTACTTGACATCGTCGCTGTTGATTTGTCCCACGGACCCTCTACTTCTCAACGAACTGGGAGTGTTATACTACAATCGAGGACAGCTGGCTAAGGCTGAAAATGTCTTACAGAAGGCTCTTGTCGCATCGAAAAGCCTTGATTCAAGTGCCAAATGCTGCTGTTCGATTCATTGCAACCTAGGCCATGTTTACCGGAGGTTAAAACGATACAAACTGGCCATAGAGCATTTCGAAGACGTACTAAGGATGTCTAAGATAGATGCTAACGTCTATTCATCACTTGGCCTCATATATTTGAAGCTTGGGAAAATCTCGATAGCGATTGAGATGCTTCATTCTGCATTATCGATCCAATCCAACGATCCAATAGCTACAGATCTACTAAATAAGGCATTAGAAGCAAATATGAAGGTGAGAAATCATAGATTCATCGAGAGGGCCAATAGTAACGAAACCCCCATCAACAAGCCCAGGAAAAACGTCAGATTTATAGGAcaggataagaagaaggatttggaTTTAGTCGTAGAGGATCtcagaagaggagaagattccaGTGAAGAAGGAGACGACGtgatggagatggaaaGTGATTAG